In a genomic window of Venatoribacter cucullus:
- a CDS encoding fructosamine kinase family protein produces MNSASLRPQRPASEQQQTEQLIQDILTDAVDRRQLFPPAAVVRGYSHHQHKTQQQFTVQTQGGAFFIKIHELHALPRFAAEQESLLSILASQTIAVAAPLTAGTLQRAQEPAMAYLILQHIPLAVHGDWFSAGQQLAQMHSHHSTQGYGFGRTTWCGEHAQDNRWNQHWGDFFVQQRLLPMLQSLQQQGIDLPHQTPALDYARRLLEDHQPPASLLHGDLWSGNIGFNPDRQLSYPVLFDPASYYGDAEADMAMTELFGRFPQRFYEGYHSVAALRPGYEQRRPLYQLYHLLNHAGQFGGSFLLQAEHLLAQMHD; encoded by the coding sequence ATGAACTCAGCAAGCTTACGGCCACAGCGGCCGGCCAGCGAACAACAACAAACCGAACAACTGATTCAGGATATTCTTACCGATGCCGTGGATCGCCGGCAGCTGTTTCCACCGGCGGCGGTGGTACGTGGTTACAGCCATCACCAGCATAAAACCCAGCAGCAATTCACCGTACAAACCCAGGGCGGTGCATTTTTTATCAAGATTCATGAATTGCATGCCCTGCCACGCTTTGCCGCCGAACAGGAAAGCCTGCTGAGTATTCTGGCCAGCCAGACCATTGCCGTTGCAGCGCCACTGACCGCGGGCACGCTGCAACGGGCGCAGGAACCGGCCATGGCTTATCTGATTCTGCAGCATATTCCGCTGGCGGTGCACGGCGACTGGTTCAGTGCCGGTCAGCAACTGGCACAGATGCACAGCCACCACAGCACGCAGGGGTATGGTTTCGGACGCACCACCTGGTGTGGCGAACACGCTCAGGACAACCGCTGGAACCAGCATTGGGGAGATTTTTTTGTACAGCAGCGGCTGCTGCCGATGCTGCAGAGCTTACAGCAACAGGGGATTGATCTGCCCCATCAGACACCGGCGCTGGACTACGCCCGCCGCTTACTGGAAGACCACCAGCCACCGGCATCCCTGCTGCATGGTGATCTGTGGTCAGGCAACATCGGCTTCAATCCGGACCGGCAGCTGTCGTACCCGGTATTATTTGATCCCGCCAGCTATTACGGCGATGCCGAGGCCGATATGGCGATGACCGAATTGTTCGGCCGTTTCCCGCAGCGCTTCTATGAGGGTTACCACAGCGTGGCAGCCCTGCGTCCCGGTTATGAGCAACGCCGGCCGCTGTATCAGCTGTACCATCTGTTAAACCACGCCGGCCAGTTTGGCGGCAGCTTCCTGCTGCAGGCCGAGCACTTACTGGCACAGATGCACGATTGA
- the cysN gene encoding sulfate adenylyltransferase subunit CysN, whose translation MSHQSELISQDILEYLKQHENKELLRFLTCGNVDDGKSTLIGRLLYDSKMIYEDQLAAVTKDSTKVGTTGDRPDLALLVDGLQAEREQGITIDVAYRYFSTAKRKFIIADTPGHEQYTRNMATGASTCDLAIILIDARYGVQTQTRRHSFIASLLGIKHIVVAVNKMDLLDFSEERFNEIEADYLSFAKKLNLTDVRFVPMSALDGDNVVERSPRAPWYKGKTLMEILESVEIAKDKNLENFRLPVQYVNRPNLDFRGFCGTIAAGTIQPGDTIMALPSQKTSKVERLVTWDGDLPEAFAGQAITLTLEDEIDISRGDVIVKVGDQPIIGKKLNADIVWMNEAAMIPGKPYNLKFASSSTSGTISNIHHLVDVNTLEQSHADQVKLNEIALVEVSLDKAIPFDTYSRIPGTGAFIIIDRLTNATLGAGMIVGAANDSFDNRPVTAEEKARRFNQKPAIIAVNAVNADEVVQGLDRRLFEMGRVAAVASNEHAPVLKDAGLVVLVAGGADGADISLAADQESLDSLIADLQEAGII comes from the coding sequence ATGTCACACCAATCCGAACTGATTTCTCAGGATATTCTTGAGTATCTGAAACAGCACGAAAACAAGGAACTGCTGCGCTTCCTCACCTGCGGCAACGTGGATGATGGCAAATCAACCCTGATCGGCCGCCTGCTGTACGATTCAAAAATGATCTATGAAGATCAGCTGGCCGCCGTTACCAAAGACAGCACCAAAGTGGGCACCACCGGTGACCGCCCCGACCTGGCGCTGCTGGTTGACGGCCTGCAGGCGGAACGTGAACAAGGCATTACCATTGACGTGGCGTACCGCTATTTCAGCACCGCCAAGCGCAAATTTATTATTGCCGACACCCCGGGCCACGAGCAGTACACCCGCAACATGGCGACCGGTGCGTCCACCTGTGATCTGGCCATTATTCTGATTGACGCCCGTTACGGCGTGCAGACCCAGACCCGTCGTCACAGCTTTATTGCCTCGTTACTGGGCATTAAGCACATTGTGGTGGCGGTGAACAAAATGGACCTGCTGGATTTCAGCGAAGAGCGCTTCAACGAAATTGAAGCCGACTACCTGTCCTTTGCCAAAAAGCTGAACCTGACCGATGTCCGTTTTGTGCCGATGTCTGCCCTGGATGGCGACAACGTGGTGGAACGCTCGCCGCGCGCCCCCTGGTACAAGGGCAAAACGCTGATGGAAATTCTGGAATCGGTGGAAATTGCCAAAGATAAAAACCTGGAAAATTTCCGCCTGCCGGTTCAGTACGTCAACCGTCCGAATCTGGATTTCCGTGGTTTCTGCGGCACCATTGCAGCCGGCACTATTCAACCCGGTGACACCATCATGGCGCTGCCGTCGCAGAAAACCAGCAAGGTAGAACGTCTGGTTACCTGGGATGGTGATCTGCCGGAAGCCTTCGCCGGCCAGGCCATCACCCTGACCCTGGAAGACGAAATTGATATCAGCCGCGGCGACGTGATCGTCAAAGTTGGTGATCAGCCCATTATCGGTAAAAAACTGAATGCCGACATTGTCTGGATGAACGAAGCGGCCATGATTCCGGGTAAACCCTATAACCTGAAATTTGCCTCCAGCTCCACCTCCGGCACCATCAGTAACATTCATCATCTGGTGGATGTGAACACGCTGGAACAGAGCCATGCCGATCAGGTGAAACTGAACGAAATCGCCCTGGTGGAAGTATCACTGGATAAAGCCATTCCGTTTGATACCTACAGCCGCATTCCGGGCACCGGGGCTTTTATTATTATTGATCGCCTCACCAACGCGACGCTGGGTGCCGGTATGATCGTTGGCGCCGCCAATGATTCGTTCGATAACCGCCCGGTTACCGCCGAGGAAAAAGCCCGTCGTTTCAACCAGAAGCCGGCCATTATTGCTGTTAATGCAGTGAATGCCGACGAAGTGGTTCAGGGCCTTGACCGCCGTCTGTTTGAAATGGGCCGCGTTGCTGCAGTGGCCAGTAATGAACACGCGCCGGTGCTGAAAGACGCCGGCCTGGTGGTACTGGTGGCCGGTGGTGCCGATGGCGCTGATATCAGCCTTGCCGCCGACCAGGAAAGCCTCGACAGCCTGATCGCCGACCTGCAGGAAGCCGGCATCATCTGA
- the pdxH gene encoding pyridoxamine 5'-phosphate oxidase → MIDLGAIRKQYTQGRLDEHTAASDPMTQFHAWFEQYRSTSPLEPTIMTLASVDESGQPWQRVVLLKAYDGEGFIFYTNYESHKGYQLAANPHASLHFFWINLERQVQVQGVVEKLSRAEAEAYFHSRPRESQLGAWASAQSRPLADRAELEARFAEVSARYDGQDVPLPEYWGGYRLRPARMEFWQGGEHRLHDRLEYRRQGQGEWLKQRLNP, encoded by the coding sequence ATGATTGATCTCGGCGCGATCCGCAAACAATACACTCAGGGCCGGCTGGATGAGCATACGGCGGCTTCCGACCCGATGACGCAGTTCCACGCCTGGTTTGAACAATACCGCAGCACCAGCCCGCTGGAGCCCACCATTATGACGCTGGCCAGCGTGGATGAATCCGGTCAGCCCTGGCAGCGGGTGGTGTTACTGAAAGCCTATGATGGCGAAGGCTTTATTTTTTACACCAACTATGAAAGCCACAAAGGCTATCAGCTGGCCGCTAATCCGCATGCCAGCCTGCATTTTTTCTGGATCAATCTGGAACGTCAGGTGCAGGTACAGGGTGTGGTTGAAAAGCTCAGCCGTGCGGAAGCCGAAGCCTATTTTCATTCCCGCCCACGGGAAAGTCAGCTGGGTGCCTGGGCTTCAGCCCAAAGCCGGCCGCTGGCTGACCGTGCTGAACTGGAGGCTCGTTTTGCTGAAGTCAGTGCGCGTTATGACGGACAGGATGTGCCGTTGCCGGAATACTGGGGTGGTTACCGCCTGCGGCCGGCGCGTATGGAATTCTGGCAGGGGGGCGAGCACCGCCTGCACGACCGGCTGGAATACCGGCGGCAAGGACAGGGCGAGTGGCTGAAGCAGCGTCTGAATCCTTAA